In one Eulemur rufifrons isolate Redbay chromosome 14, OSU_ERuf_1, whole genome shotgun sequence genomic region, the following are encoded:
- the TMEM219 gene encoding insulin-like growth factor-binding protein 3 receptor isoform X5: protein MGDCQAGHNLHLCLAHHPPLVCATLILLLLGLSGLGLGSFLLTHRTGLRSPDIPQDWVSFLRSFGQLTLCPVNGTVTGKWQGSHVVGLLTTLNFGDGPERNKTQIFQTKILGSQMGLKGSSAGQQVLITARVTTERTPGICLYFSAVPGILPSSQPPISCSEEGAGNATLSPKVGEECVRVWSHEGLVLTKLLTSV, encoded by the exons ATGGGTGACTGCCAGGCAGGGCACAACCTGCATCTGTGTCTGGCCCACCACCCACCTCTGGTCTGTGCCACCTTGATCCTGCTGCTGCTTGGCCTCTCTGGCTTGGGCCTTGGCAGCTTCCTCCTCACCCACAGGACTGGCCTGCGCAGCCCTGACATCCCTCAG GACTGGGTCTCCTTTTTGAGATCTTTTGGCCAGCTGACCCTGTGCCCCGTGAATGGGACGGTCACAGGGAAGTGGCAAGGGTCTCACGTCGTGGGCTTACTGACCACCTTGAACTTCGGAGATGGTCCAGAAAGGAACAAGACCCAGATATTCCAAACCAAGATCCTGGGTAGTCAGATGGGACTGAAAG GATCTTCTGCAGGACAGCAGGTCCTCATCACAGCCAGGGTGACCACAGAGAGGACCCCAGGAATCTGCCTGTATTTTAGTGCTGTTCCAGGAATTCTGCCTTCCAGCCAGCCACCCATATCCTGctcagaggagggagcaggaaaTGCCACCCTAAGCCCTAAGGTGGGTGAGGAATGTGTCAGGGTCTGGAGCCACGAAGGCCTCGTGCTTACCAAGCTGCTCACCTCG GTTTGA
- the TMEM219 gene encoding insulin-like growth factor-binding protein 3 receptor isoform X3: MGDCQAGHNLHLCLAHHPPLVCATLILLLLGLSGLGLGSFLLTHRTGLRSPDIPQDWVSFLRSFGQLTLCPVNGTVTGKWQGSHVVGLLTTLNFGDGPERNKTQIFQTKILGSQMGLKGSSAGQQVLITARVTTERTPGICLYFSAVPGILPSSQPPISCSEEGAGNATLSPKVGEECVRVWSHEGLVLTKLLTSEELALCGSRLLVLGSFLLLFCGLLCCVTALCFHPRRESHWSRTRL, translated from the exons ATGGGTGACTGCCAGGCAGGGCACAACCTGCATCTGTGTCTGGCCCACCACCCACCTCTGGTCTGTGCCACCTTGATCCTGCTGCTGCTTGGCCTCTCTGGCTTGGGCCTTGGCAGCTTCCTCCTCACCCACAGGACTGGCCTGCGCAGCCCTGACATCCCTCAG GACTGGGTCTCCTTTTTGAGATCTTTTGGCCAGCTGACCCTGTGCCCCGTGAATGGGACGGTCACAGGGAAGTGGCAAGGGTCTCACGTCGTGGGCTTACTGACCACCTTGAACTTCGGAGATGGTCCAGAAAGGAACAAGACCCAGATATTCCAAACCAAGATCCTGGGTAGTCAGATGGGACTGAAAG GATCTTCTGCAGGACAGCAGGTCCTCATCACAGCCAGGGTGACCACAGAGAGGACCCCAGGAATCTGCCTGTATTTTAGTGCTGTTCCAGGAATTCTGCCTTCCAGCCAGCCACCCATATCCTGctcagaggagggagcaggaaaTGCCACCCTAAGCCCTAAGGTGGGTGAGGAATGTGTCAGGGTCTGGAGCCACGAAGGCCTCGTGCTTACCAAGCTGCTCACCTCG GAGGAGCTGGCTCTGTGTGGCTCCAGGCTGCTGGTCTTGGGCTCCTTCCTGCTTCTCTTCTGTGGCCTTCTCTGCTGTGTCACTGCTTTGTGCTTCCACCCACGTCGGGAGTCCCACTGGTCCAGAACCCGGCTCTGA
- the TMEM219 gene encoding insulin-like growth factor-binding protein 3 receptor isoform X2 — translation MCQSCYFRLSVEAQIPLFLMGDCQAGHNLHLCLAHHPPLVCATLILLLLGLSGLGLGSFLLTHRTGLRSPDIPQDWVSFLRSFGQLTLCPVNGTVTGKWQGSHVVGLLTTLNFGDGPERNKTQIFQTKILGSQMGLKGSSAGQQVLITARVTTERTPGICLYFSAVPGILPSSQPPISCSEEGAGNATLSPKVGEECVRVWSHEGLVLTKLLTSEELALCGSRLLVLGSFLLLFCGLLCCVTALCFHPRRESHWSRTRL, via the exons ATGTGTCAGTCATGCTATTTCAG GCTCTCTGTGGAGGCCCAGATACCCCTCTTCCTCATGGGTGACTGCCAGGCAGGGCACAACCTGCATCTGTGTCTGGCCCACCACCCACCTCTGGTCTGTGCCACCTTGATCCTGCTGCTGCTTGGCCTCTCTGGCTTGGGCCTTGGCAGCTTCCTCCTCACCCACAGGACTGGCCTGCGCAGCCCTGACATCCCTCAG GACTGGGTCTCCTTTTTGAGATCTTTTGGCCAGCTGACCCTGTGCCCCGTGAATGGGACGGTCACAGGGAAGTGGCAAGGGTCTCACGTCGTGGGCTTACTGACCACCTTGAACTTCGGAGATGGTCCAGAAAGGAACAAGACCCAGATATTCCAAACCAAGATCCTGGGTAGTCAGATGGGACTGAAAG GATCTTCTGCAGGACAGCAGGTCCTCATCACAGCCAGGGTGACCACAGAGAGGACCCCAGGAATCTGCCTGTATTTTAGTGCTGTTCCAGGAATTCTGCCTTCCAGCCAGCCACCCATATCCTGctcagaggagggagcaggaaaTGCCACCCTAAGCCCTAAGGTGGGTGAGGAATGTGTCAGGGTCTGGAGCCACGAAGGCCTCGTGCTTACCAAGCTGCTCACCTCG GAGGAGCTGGCTCTGTGTGGCTCCAGGCTGCTGGTCTTGGGCTCCTTCCTGCTTCTCTTCTGTGGCCTTCTCTGCTGTGTCACTGCTTTGTGCTTCCACCCACGTCGGGAGTCCCACTGGTCCAGAACCCGGCTCTGA
- the TMEM219 gene encoding insulin-like growth factor-binding protein 3 receptor isoform X4: MGDCQAGHNLHLCLAHHPPLVCATLILLLLGLSGLGLGSFLLTHRTGLRSPDIPQDWVSFLRSFGQLTLCPVNGTVTGKWQGSHVVGLLTTLNFGDGPERNKTQIFQTKILGSQMGLKGSSAGQQVLITARVTTERTPGICLYFSAVPGILPSSQPPISCSEEGAGNATLSPKVGEECVRVWSHEGLVLTKLLTSELALCGSRLLVLGSFLLLFCGLLCCVTALCFHPRRESHWSRTRL; this comes from the exons ATGGGTGACTGCCAGGCAGGGCACAACCTGCATCTGTGTCTGGCCCACCACCCACCTCTGGTCTGTGCCACCTTGATCCTGCTGCTGCTTGGCCTCTCTGGCTTGGGCCTTGGCAGCTTCCTCCTCACCCACAGGACTGGCCTGCGCAGCCCTGACATCCCTCAG GACTGGGTCTCCTTTTTGAGATCTTTTGGCCAGCTGACCCTGTGCCCCGTGAATGGGACGGTCACAGGGAAGTGGCAAGGGTCTCACGTCGTGGGCTTACTGACCACCTTGAACTTCGGAGATGGTCCAGAAAGGAACAAGACCCAGATATTCCAAACCAAGATCCTGGGTAGTCAGATGGGACTGAAAG GATCTTCTGCAGGACAGCAGGTCCTCATCACAGCCAGGGTGACCACAGAGAGGACCCCAGGAATCTGCCTGTATTTTAGTGCTGTTCCAGGAATTCTGCCTTCCAGCCAGCCACCCATATCCTGctcagaggagggagcaggaaaTGCCACCCTAAGCCCTAAGGTGGGTGAGGAATGTGTCAGGGTCTGGAGCCACGAAGGCCTCGTGCTTACCAAGCTGCTCACCTCG GAGCTGGCTCTGTGTGGCTCCAGGCTGCTGGTCTTGGGCTCCTTCCTGCTTCTCTTCTGTGGCCTTCTCTGCTGTGTCACTGCTTTGTGCTTCCACCCACGTCGGGAGTCCCACTGGTCCAGAACCCGGCTCTGA
- the TMEM219 gene encoding insulin-like growth factor-binding protein 3 receptor isoform X1, which translates to MLKSASPSFPHGAFAWPHLGLRIICDTEKEKGNGTFVELLHRRVPCRLLYLPHLILITCRLSVEAQIPLFLMGDCQAGHNLHLCLAHHPPLVCATLILLLLGLSGLGLGSFLLTHRTGLRSPDIPQDWVSFLRSFGQLTLCPVNGTVTGKWQGSHVVGLLTTLNFGDGPERNKTQIFQTKILGSQMGLKGSSAGQQVLITARVTTERTPGICLYFSAVPGILPSSQPPISCSEEGAGNATLSPKVGEECVRVWSHEGLVLTKLLTSEELALCGSRLLVLGSFLLLFCGLLCCVTALCFHPRRESHWSRTRL; encoded by the exons ATGTTAAAGTCCGCGAGCCCCAGTTTCCCCCACGGTGCTTTTGCCTGGCCTCATCTGGGTTTGAGGATCATTTGTgacacagagaaggagaaaggaaatgggaCATTTGTTGAGTTGCTGCACCGCCGAGTACCATGCAGACTGCTTTATCTgccacatttaatcctcattactTG CAGGCTCTCTGTGGAGGCCCAGATACCCCTCTTCCTCATGGGTGACTGCCAGGCAGGGCACAACCTGCATCTGTGTCTGGCCCACCACCCACCTCTGGTCTGTGCCACCTTGATCCTGCTGCTGCTTGGCCTCTCTGGCTTGGGCCTTGGCAGCTTCCTCCTCACCCACAGGACTGGCCTGCGCAGCCCTGACATCCCTCAG GACTGGGTCTCCTTTTTGAGATCTTTTGGCCAGCTGACCCTGTGCCCCGTGAATGGGACGGTCACAGGGAAGTGGCAAGGGTCTCACGTCGTGGGCTTACTGACCACCTTGAACTTCGGAGATGGTCCAGAAAGGAACAAGACCCAGATATTCCAAACCAAGATCCTGGGTAGTCAGATGGGACTGAAAG GATCTTCTGCAGGACAGCAGGTCCTCATCACAGCCAGGGTGACCACAGAGAGGACCCCAGGAATCTGCCTGTATTTTAGTGCTGTTCCAGGAATTCTGCCTTCCAGCCAGCCACCCATATCCTGctcagaggagggagcaggaaaTGCCACCCTAAGCCCTAAGGTGGGTGAGGAATGTGTCAGGGTCTGGAGCCACGAAGGCCTCGTGCTTACCAAGCTGCTCACCTCG GAGGAGCTGGCTCTGTGTGGCTCCAGGCTGCTGGTCTTGGGCTCCTTCCTGCTTCTCTTCTGTGGCCTTCTCTGCTGTGTCACTGCTTTGTGCTTCCACCCACGTCGGGAGTCCCACTGGTCCAGAACCCGGCTCTGA